The following proteins are co-located in the Frigidibacter mobilis genome:
- a CDS encoding aldose epimerase family protein — MTAATNRIFGHLDGAPVPEVTLAAGPLRARLIAFGARLVALDVPDRTGALADVVLGFDGIEGYLASDAYLGATCGRVANRIAGGRLHLNGTDHQLDCNEGGNHLHGGSAGFDRKLWQIEEQTASSVTFTAESADGEMGYPGRCTLRVCYRLSATALSVVMEAQTDRPTVMNMAHHSYFNMAGAGTVLDQRLTVPAAFYTPVGPGLLTTGEILSVEGTPFDLRGGPRIGEVVAAMAEAGIAPHGPDHNYCLPQAGGRGSSGLHLAAVMEDPASGRRMEVSATEPGLQVYVGGMLPDGAPAKAGTRLMRHAGIALESQTFPGAPGHAHFPSCRLMPGETYRHETRFTFSAG, encoded by the coding sequence ATGACAGCAGCGACGAACCGGATTTTCGGGCATCTCGACGGGGCCCCGGTGCCCGAAGTGACGCTGGCGGCGGGCCCGCTGCGGGCGCGGCTGATCGCCTTTGGCGCAAGGCTGGTGGCGCTCGATGTGCCGGACCGGACCGGCGCGCTGGCCGATGTGGTGCTGGGGTTCGACGGGATCGAAGGCTACCTCGCCTCGGATGCCTATCTGGGTGCCACCTGCGGGCGCGTCGCCAACCGCATCGCAGGCGGGCGGCTGCACCTCAACGGCACCGACCATCAGCTCGACTGCAACGAGGGGGGCAACCACCTGCATGGCGGCAGCGCGGGCTTCGACCGCAAGCTGTGGCAGATCGAGGAGCAGACCGCGTCCTCCGTCACCTTCACCGCCGAATCTGCCGATGGCGAGATGGGCTATCCGGGCCGCTGCACCCTGCGCGTGTGCTACCGGCTGAGCGCCACCGCGCTGTCGGTGGTGATGGAGGCGCAGACCGACCGGCCGACGGTGATGAACATGGCGCATCATTCCTATTTCAACATGGCCGGGGCCGGCACGGTGCTGGACCAGCGGCTGACGGTGCCCGCCGCCTTCTACACGCCGGTAGGCCCGGGCCTGCTGACCACGGGCGAGATCCTTTCGGTGGAGGGCACCCCGTTCGACCTGCGCGGCGGCCCCCGCATCGGCGAGGTGGTGGCGGCGATGGCCGAGGCCGGGATCGCGCCGCATGGCCCCGACCACAACTACTGCCTGCCGCAGGCCGGCGGGCGCGGCAGCAGCGGGCTGCATCTGGCGGCGGTGATGGAAGATCCCGCCTCGGGACGGCGGATGGAGGTATCGGCGACCGAGCCGGGGCTGCAGGTCTATGTCGGCGGCATGCTGCCCGACGGCGCCCCCGCCAAGGCTGGCACCCGGCTGATGCGCCATGCCGGCATCGCACTGGAATCCCAGACCTTCCCCGGCGCCCCCGGCCATGCACATTTCCCCAGCTGCCGCCTGATGCCCGGCGAGACCTACCGGCACGAGACCCGCTTCACCTTCTCGGCAGGCTGA
- a CDS encoding flavin reductase family protein: protein MTAPLRESFLEAMSRAAATVTVVTTDGAAGRAGVTVSAMSSVSAEGQAPTLLVCVHHLSPAAAAIFGNGCFAVNLLAADQQAVADTFAGRVRRADGDRFACGDWSAMPSGAPCLHGALAAFDCRLITATRVGSHHVLLGAAETVEIAGPGLPLLYSGRAYGAPARLDAA, encoded by the coding sequence ATGACCGCCCCGCTGCGCGAGAGTTTTCTCGAGGCGATGTCGCGTGCCGCCGCCACCGTCACGGTCGTCACCACCGACGGGGCCGCGGGCCGCGCCGGTGTCACGGTGTCGGCCATGTCCTCGGTCTCGGCCGAGGGTCAGGCACCGACACTGCTGGTCTGCGTGCATCACCTCTCGCCCGCTGCCGCCGCGATCTTCGGCAATGGCTGTTTCGCCGTGAACCTGCTCGCGGCCGATCAGCAGGCGGTGGCCGATACCTTTGCCGGCCGTGTCCGCCGCGCCGATGGCGACCGCTTTGCCTGTGGCGACTGGTCGGCGATGCCCTCGGGCGCGCCCTGCCTGCATGGCGCGCTGGCCGCCTTCGACTGCCGGCTGATTACCGCCACCCGCGTTGGCAGCCATCATGTGCTGCTGGGGGCCGCCGAGACGGTCGAGATCGCGGGCCCCGGCCTGCCGCTGCTTTACTCCGGGCGTGCCTATGGCGCCCCGGCCCGGCTCGACGCCGCCTGA
- a CDS encoding aspartate aminotransferase family protein: MTQLSNSLAAADLATSLHPYTDARALEETGPIIIARGEGIHVWDTAGNKYIEGLAGLWSVAVGFGETRLADAAHKQMSQLPYYHIFAAKAHEPSIRLAEKLVEITPEPLTRVFYTNSGSEANDTVVKLVWYMNNALGRPEKKKFLARNKGYHGITIASGSLTGLPNNHRDFDLPAIPVVHLTCPHFYRFGQEGETEAEFTARLLAELEAVIEREGAETIAAFIGEPLMGAGGVMVPPEGYWPGVEAICRKHDILLVSDEVINGFGRTGGRFGCETYGFTPDIMTVSKQITSSYMPLAAVLFTEEIYDAIADNSHKIGTFGHGYTASGHPVATAVALENLAILEERDLMGAANRLGPRLQEGLRQYADHPLVGEVRGAGLIAGIELVADKATRAPFAPIGRVGAQAAIFGHAEGLIFRAIGDTLALCPPLIVTEADIDQIVEKMGRALDRTAEWLAAQG, translated from the coding sequence ATGACCCAGCTCTCGAACTCGCTTGCCGCCGCCGATCTGGCTACCAGCCTTCACCCCTATACCGATGCCCGCGCCCTGGAAGAGACCGGCCCGATCATCATCGCCCGCGGCGAGGGGATCCATGTCTGGGACACGGCCGGCAACAAGTATATCGAGGGGCTGGCGGGGCTGTGGTCGGTGGCGGTGGGCTTTGGCGAGACGCGCCTGGCCGATGCCGCGCACAAGCAGATGTCCCAGCTGCCCTATTACCACATCTTCGCTGCCAAGGCGCATGAGCCCTCGATCCGGCTGGCCGAGAAGCTGGTGGAGATCACGCCCGAACCGCTGACCCGGGTGTTCTACACCAACTCGGGCTCGGAGGCGAATGACACCGTGGTCAAGCTGGTCTGGTACATGAACAACGCCCTTGGCCGGCCCGAGAAGAAGAAGTTCCTCGCGCGGAACAAGGGCTATCACGGCATCACCATCGCCTCGGGCAGCCTGACCGGCCTGCCCAACAACCACCGCGATTTCGACCTGCCGGCGATCCCGGTCGTGCATCTGACCTGCCCGCATTTCTACCGCTTCGGCCAGGAGGGCGAGACCGAGGCCGAGTTCACCGCCCGGCTGCTGGCCGAGCTGGAGGCGGTGATCGAACGGGAGGGTGCGGAGACCATCGCCGCCTTCATCGGCGAGCCCTTGATGGGCGCCGGCGGGGTGATGGTTCCGCCCGAGGGCTACTGGCCGGGGGTGGAGGCGATCTGCCGCAAGCATGACATCCTGCTGGTCTCGGACGAGGTCATCAACGGCTTCGGCCGCACCGGGGGGCGCTTTGGCTGCGAGACCTACGGCTTTACGCCCGACATCATGACCGTGTCCAAGCAGATCACCTCCAGCTACATGCCGCTCGCGGCGGTGCTGTTCACCGAGGAGATCTATGATGCCATCGCCGATAACAGCCACAAGATCGGCACTTTCGGCCACGGCTACACCGCCTCGGGCCACCCCGTTGCCACCGCGGTGGCGCTGGAGAACCTGGCGATCCTGGAAGAGCGGGACCTGATGGGTGCCGCGAACCGGCTGGGCCCGCGGCTGCAGGAGGGCCTGCGCCAATATGCAGATCACCCGCTGGTGGGCGAGGTGCGCGGCGCCGGCCTGATCGCCGGGATCGAGCTGGTGGCCGACAAGGCGACGAGGGCCCCCTTCGCCCCCATCGGCCGTGTCGGCGCGCAGGCGGCCATCTTCGGCCATGCCGAGGGGCTGATCTTCCGCGCCATCGGCGACACGCTGGCGCTCTGCCCGCCGCTGATCGTGACCGAGGCGGATATCGACCAGATCGTGGAGAAGATGGGCCGCGCGCTGGACCGGACCGCCGAGTGGCTGGCCGCGCAGGGGTGA
- a CDS encoding aromatic ring-hydroxylating oxygenase subunit alpha: MTRHETLTPAQELHANVSVPFGAARAMPKSVYTSPEFLAQEMSQIFAADWLCAGRADALPNPGDYLTMQIAGEPIIVLRDRDGVLRAMSNVCRHRMSTLLEGRGNARAIVCPYHAWTYNLDGTLRGAPAMALNEGFCKSDVRLPQVRCEEWLGWIMVTLNQAAPAPAERLQRVEALVGKFHMENYIEAFREEFRWATNWKVLAENFMESYHLPVCHADTIGHTVDLLKMTCPEGDPAFNYHFIIKNDALDLTLAHPSNTTLEGDDRRTTWLISIYPSLLITLSPGYFWYLCLTPDGPGHVNVLFGGGLAPEFGADPKAEEHFARLKLLLDEVNVEDKGCVEKVYRGICSQMGAPGHLSHLERPNFEFAQYIASRIAPDPVAQAAP, from the coding sequence ATGACGCGGCACGAAACCCTGACCCCTGCGCAAGAGCTGCACGCCAATGTCTCGGTCCCGTTCGGGGCAGCGCGCGCCATGCCCAAATCGGTCTATACCTCGCCCGAGTTCCTGGCGCAGGAGATGAGCCAGATCTTCGCCGCCGACTGGCTTTGCGCCGGCCGCGCCGATGCGCTGCCCAACCCTGGCGACTACCTGACCATGCAGATCGCCGGCGAGCCGATCATCGTTCTGCGCGACCGTGACGGGGTGCTGCGCGCCATGTCCAATGTCTGCCGGCACAGGATGTCCACTCTGCTTGAGGGGCGCGGCAATGCCCGCGCCATCGTCTGCCCCTATCACGCCTGGACCTACAACCTCGACGGCACCTTGCGCGGCGCCCCGGCGATGGCGCTGAACGAAGGCTTCTGCAAATCCGACGTGCGCCTGCCTCAGGTCCGCTGCGAAGAGTGGCTGGGCTGGATCATGGTGACCCTGAACCAGGCGGCCCCCGCCCCGGCCGAGCGGCTGCAGCGCGTTGAGGCGCTGGTCGGCAAGTTCCACATGGAGAATTACATCGAGGCCTTCCGCGAGGAGTTCCGTTGGGCGACCAACTGGAAGGTGCTGGCCGAGAATTTCATGGAAAGCTACCACCTGCCGGTCTGCCATGCGGATACGATCGGCCATACCGTCGATCTGCTGAAGATGACCTGCCCCGAGGGTGACCCGGCCTTCAACTACCATTTCATCATCAAGAATGACGCGCTGGACCTGACGCTGGCCCACCCCAGCAATACCACGCTGGAAGGCGATGATCGCCGCACCACATGGCTGATCTCGATCTATCCCTCGCTGCTGATAACCCTCTCGCCCGGCTATTTCTGGTATCTTTGCCTGACGCCCGACGGGCCGGGGCATGTGAACGTGCTGTTCGGCGGCGGCCTTGCACCCGAGTTCGGCGCAGACCCGAAGGCGGAAGAGCATTTCGCCCGGCTGAAGCTTCTGCTCGACGAGGTGAATGTCGAGGACAAGGGCTGCGTCGAAAAGGTCTATCGTGGCATCTGCTCGCAGATGGGCGCGCCGGGGCATCTCTCGCATCTGGAACGTCCGAATTTCGAGTTCGCGCAGTATATCGCCAGCCGGATCGCGCCCGACCCCGTTGCGCAGGCCGCGCCATGA
- a CDS encoding LysR family transcriptional regulator encodes MPLRFTLRQLEYLVAVGEAGSIALAAERINVSSPSISAAIAQLEAEFGLPLFVRRHAQGLSLTPGGKRFMGQAQAVLAEAARMADLAGEITGTVGGPLSVGCLVTFAQIVLPQLRRSFVDRFPQVEFRQFEQDQAAIYDGLRRGALDVALSYDLQIPPDLEFVELVRLPPYAVMAETHPLAHLEAVSAAELAPHPMVLLDLPFSSDYFLSFFTALGLQPVIAERTRDIAVMRSLVGNGFGYSLANIRPISDRAPDGRRLRYVPLTGPARPMRLGLILAGGAAAALTVRAFVDHARQHVTPGSTPGLNLRLDGIRRDV; translated from the coding sequence ATGCCCCTGCGTTTTACCCTTCGCCAACTGGAGTACCTCGTCGCTGTCGGCGAGGCCGGGTCGATCGCGCTGGCGGCGGAGCGGATCAATGTCTCCTCCCCCTCGATCTCTGCGGCCATTGCGCAACTCGAGGCGGAGTTCGGCCTGCCGCTCTTCGTGCGCCGCCATGCGCAGGGCCTGTCGCTGACCCCGGGCGGCAAGCGGTTCATGGGACAGGCGCAGGCGGTTCTGGCGGAGGCGGCGCGGATGGCCGACCTCGCAGGCGAGATTACCGGCACCGTCGGCGGGCCCCTGTCCGTGGGTTGCCTTGTGACCTTTGCCCAGATCGTGCTGCCGCAGTTGCGCCGCAGCTTCGTCGACCGTTTTCCGCAGGTGGAGTTCCGGCAGTTCGAGCAGGATCAGGCGGCAATCTATGACGGGCTGCGCCGCGGCGCATTGGATGTGGCGCTGAGCTATGACCTGCAGATCCCGCCCGACCTGGAGTTCGTGGAGCTTGTCCGCCTGCCTCCCTATGCAGTGATGGCCGAGACGCATCCTCTGGCGCATCTGGAGGCGGTCTCGGCAGCAGAGCTGGCACCGCATCCGATGGTGCTGCTGGATCTGCCGTTCAGCAGCGACTACTTCCTGTCCTTCTTCACCGCGCTTGGCCTGCAGCCGGTGATTGCCGAGCGCACGCGGGATATTGCGGTGATGCGCAGCCTTGTCGGCAACGGGTTTGGCTACTCGCTGGCCAATATCCGCCCGATCTCGGACCGCGCGCCGGACGGGCGGCGCCTGCGCTATGTGCCGCTGACCGGCCCGGCGCGGCCGATGCGGCTTGGCCTGATCCTTGCAGGCGGCGCGGCGGCGGCGCTGACGGTGCGCGCCTTCGTCGACCATGCCCGCCAGCATGTGACGCCGGGCTCGACGCCGGGGCTGAACCTGCGGCTCGACGGGATCCGCCGCGACGTCTGA
- a CDS encoding 4-hydroxyphenylacetate 3-hydroxylase family protein — MIRTGAEYKDSIRDGREVYVNGEKVADVPSHPMFKPLVDIRARIYDMAHDPATREVMTVTKDGEINAIGSALPYTQADWWAKRRATDAVLEDVGGIVTRVGDETVGEMWSLFDGQDVLAEIDPQFARNIETHIGKVLKTDPFHVSANTDPKGDRSKAPQDQDPDMLLHVVKETDAGIVVRGAKYETAAAYANQAFTKPTIANWGNDTLSDYAVGFICDLGSPGLKFICRTGFAGRAPTEDYPLSNRFDEVDTIVIFDDVLIPWENVLFYRHTRAAMFIRATLHRYSAFAFVQRNLKLADMMIGAALFNARQTGLDKQQAVQEKLSQLAVYREGINAHLTAAIALGERSPAGLMMPNQSLLYTGRVLACSQLHEMMHIARELCGGQICVTPDAASFRHPETKPWMDKYYTINDEWVADDRRKLLAFARDMLNSDYAGHRLTFQLFAQSPPFAHLAAVYRNFDWDGPLAFVKEAAGLSDRVMGEKTLTRGDSTVSKWFSMELERSGRKAAE, encoded by the coding sequence ATGATCCGCACCGGCGCAGAATACAAGGACTCGATCCGCGATGGCCGCGAGGTCTATGTGAATGGCGAGAAGGTCGCCGATGTGCCCTCGCATCCGATGTTCAAGCCGCTGGTCGATATCCGCGCCCGCATCTACGACATGGCCCATGACCCGGCCACGCGCGAGGTGATGACCGTCACGAAAGACGGCGAAATCAATGCGATAGGCAGCGCACTGCCCTATACGCAGGCCGATTGGTGGGCCAAGCGCCGCGCCACCGATGCGGTTCTGGAGGATGTCGGCGGTATCGTCACCCGTGTCGGGGATGAGACGGTGGGCGAGATGTGGTCGCTGTTCGACGGGCAGGACGTGCTGGCCGAAATCGACCCGCAATTTGCGCGAAATATCGAGACGCATATCGGCAAGGTCTTGAAAACAGATCCGTTTCACGTCTCGGCCAATACCGATCCCAAGGGCGACCGATCGAAGGCCCCGCAGGATCAGGATCCCGACATGCTGCTGCATGTGGTGAAGGAAACCGATGCCGGCATCGTGGTGCGCGGCGCCAAGTACGAAACCGCCGCCGCCTATGCCAACCAGGCCTTCACCAAGCCGACCATCGCCAATTGGGGCAATGACACGCTGTCGGACTATGCCGTTGGATTCATTTGTGATCTTGGCAGCCCGGGGCTGAAGTTCATCTGCCGCACCGGCTTTGCCGGCCGCGCCCCGACCGAGGATTATCCGCTGTCGAACCGCTTTGACGAGGTCGATACCATCGTCATCTTCGACGATGTGCTGATCCCGTGGGAGAATGTACTGTTCTACCGCCACACCAGGGCGGCGATGTTCATCCGTGCCACCCTGCACCGCTATTCCGCCTTCGCCTTCGTGCAGCGCAACCTGAAACTGGCCGACATGATGATCGGCGCCGCCCTGTTCAACGCCCGCCAGACCGGGCTCGACAAGCAGCAGGCGGTTCAGGAAAAGCTAAGCCAGCTGGCGGTTTACCGGGAGGGGATCAACGCCCACCTGACCGCCGCCATCGCGCTTGGCGAACGATCCCCGGCCGGGCTGATGATGCCGAACCAGTCGCTGCTCTATACCGGGCGCGTGCTTGCCTGTTCGCAGCTGCACGAGATGATGCATATCGCGCGCGAGCTGTGCGGCGGCCAGATCTGCGTCACGCCCGATGCCGCCAGCTTCCGCCACCCCGAGACCAAACCCTGGATGGACAAGTATTACACCATCAACGACGAATGGGTCGCCGATGACCGCCGCAAGCTGCTGGCCTTCGCCCGCGACATGCTGAACTCCGACTATGCCGGCCACCGCCTGACCTTCCAGCTGTTCGCGCAGTCGCCGCCCTTTGCACATCTTGCCGCAGTTTATCGCAATTTCGACTGGGATGGCCCGCTGGCGTTCGTGAAAGAGGCAGCCGGCCTGTCGGACCGGGTGATGGGCGAAAAAACCCTGACGCGCGGCGACAGCACCGTGTCCAAGTGGTTCTCGATGGAACTGGAGCGCAGCGGTCGCAAGGCCGCGGAATAA
- a CDS encoding DUF1028 domain-containing protein, whose protein sequence is MTFSLVARCARTGQFGIAISSSSPAVAARCAHVRAGVGAVASQNVTDPGLGPQLLDLMAAGQGAPDAITALQGTPFFEYRQLLAVDAGGRAAVHSGPRALGLWGHATGPGVAAGGNLLADASVPRVLVDAFLGVQGHLGDRLMAALQAGLAAGGEAGPVHSAGLKIADRLSWPLVDLRVDWTGACPIFALAEAWQVYRPQMDAYVARAENPAVAPSYGVPGDE, encoded by the coding sequence ATGACCTTCTCCCTCGTCGCCCGCTGCGCACGCACCGGCCAGTTCGGGATAGCCATTTCCTCCTCCTCGCCCGCCGTGGCGGCGCGCTGTGCCCATGTGCGGGCCGGGGTGGGCGCCGTGGCAAGCCAGAATGTCACCGACCCGGGGCTTGGCCCGCAATTGCTGGACCTGATGGCGGCGGGGCAAGGCGCGCCAGATGCGATCACGGCGCTGCAGGGCACCCCGTTCTTCGAGTATCGCCAGCTTCTCGCGGTCGATGCCGGGGGGCGGGCCGCGGTGCATTCGGGCCCGCGCGCGCTTGGCCTCTGGGGCCATGCTACCGGGCCCGGTGTGGCAGCGGGGGGCAACCTTCTGGCGGATGCCTCGGTGCCGCGGGTGCTAGTCGATGCCTTCCTCGGCGTGCAGGGTCACTTGGGCGACCGGCTGATGGCGGCGCTGCAGGCGGGGCTGGCAGCGGGGGGCGAGGCGGGGCCGGTGCATTCCGCCGGGCTGAAGATCGCGGACCGGCTGTCCTGGCCGCTGGTCGATCTGCGGGTGGACTGGACCGGGGCCTGCCCGATTTTCGCCCTGGCCGAGGCCTGGCAGGTCTATCGTCCGCAGATGGATGCCTATGTCGCCCGCGCAGAGAACCCCGCTGTCGCGCCTTCCTACGGCGTTCCGGGCGATGAATAG
- a CDS encoding RidA family protein, giving the protein MAHTRIRKFNTRETYPEQKLDNDLCQAVVARGTMIFLRGQCPQDLDSAADIGSHDPVEQTHKVMQNIRQLIHEAGGQMEHLCKVVVYLTDVRHREAVYRTMGEYIRGVHPVSTGVVVTALARPGWLVEIDATAMIPD; this is encoded by the coding sequence ATGGCCCATACCCGCATCCGCAAGTTCAACACCCGTGAAACCTATCCCGAACAGAAGCTCGACAATGACCTGTGCCAGGCGGTGGTGGCGCGCGGCACGATGATCTTCCTGCGCGGGCAATGCCCGCAAGACCTCGACAGCGCCGCCGATATCGGCAGCCATGACCCGGTGGAACAGACCCACAAGGTGATGCAGAACATCCGCCAGCTGATCCATGAGGCCGGCGGCCAGATGGAGCATCTGTGCAAGGTCGTGGTCTACCTGACCGATGTACGCCACCGTGAAGCCGTCTATCGCACGATGGGCGAGTATATCCGCGGCGTGCATCCGGTCTCCACCGGGGTGGTGGTCACGGCACTGGCCCGCCCCGGCTGGCTGGTGGAAATCGACGCCACAGCGATGATCCCGGATTGA